Below is a window of Populus trichocarpa isolate Nisqually-1 chromosome 3, P.trichocarpa_v4.1, whole genome shotgun sequence DNA.
gtatTGACATCCTTACAAAATGGTTGACTGGATAATTGGATAGATAAgtaaatttcaagattttttttctgaaaacaaaAGGGATAGATAAGTTAAAGAATGTCTGAAGTTGCTTTGTCACCGAATTTCATAACTATATCTTAATTTCTCCCGCGTGGCAATTTTAGTAGTTTAATAATGCTAACATGAGAGTCTGgtggtggttgttttttaaagtgtttttcatttcaaaacacattaaaataatattttttttatttttaaaaaattatttttgacatcagtacatcaaaatgatctaaaaacataaaaaaatattaatttaaaacaaaaaaaaaataaaaaaaatttaaattttttcaaaaacacttccgaaacacaacatcaaacacaCTAGAGATACTACCATTCATGTGAGATCATTCATGATGCTATTGGAAATGTGTGAGATCATTCATGATGCCATGTAACTAAAACTTAGTTCATGAAAAGGGTGTTTAAACTTACCCACGTACAAGTGTTAACAtcaactaatatatataaatgtgtgAGATCATTCCATGtgacttttcttttcaatttatagtcatcctaattaaatttatcatgaCTATGACTTGATACATTGCTTGAGTCACATTTCATATgaattaattcaagttaatttatgtctaacaaaacaacaatatttcaagatattttttttaaaaaaagtattaaaacaatgatgttttataaaatatcaaatcatgatttaatttcattataaattGAGACGTGTTCATttgagttggtttttttaatattcaactTAATTTATTATGGATGAATGATCTAGATTCAAggtttatctattaaatttaataattttatataaaaatatcaaaaatacaaagagagtgttaaaaatataaagacaaaagcatcaaaatcaaaatcaactaacGGTAAGATGTGAGTTCATTCATGATGCTATGGAAAtttgacttcttcttctttttcaatgtaCTTTATATTCATACAATTATAAAAGTAGgtgttaaaaattagcaagacAAAAGTATCCTGACGAcgtttttttcaaagaaaaatgttaTCGTTGTTATCTGTCTCcaatatcattgttttttattattattattaatttattttatttcttttgcaaCCATTTGCTCCCTCGCACAATAAAAAATGGTAGTTCTCTTTGTCCTTGGCgtagatcaatatttttccatAGATTTCGCTGATCTTCTCCTCTTTATGATCATGttgaaatatatgtttttggtatatttaatgttgttttcttaatatatgCGTATATATATAGAAGTCTCAGAACTCatttaatactttaattttttagtatgagataagaaaaatttacatgATATAAAAACCTAAATGATGATTATGAGTTTAAATCATActatttattatgataaaatttaaaatgccaGCATAATACCCAATAATTTAAATGATGGAGAATGATCAAGGATCACAATATTctcgtttttatttatttagaaattttgaTATTGTATAATTATTCTAGATTTTATTATCTTGGAAtattaagatttattatttcattaaacataGAATagtaaagaataaattattatcaaaaccaaaataaagtGGAAAGGAACATGGGAACGACAGAGAGTGAGAAAGACTgggtaataaataaattcatgaaaaacgTAGAGATTATACGTGTAGCTTGTAGCTTGTGGAGCCACAATTGCTTACATAGAaagggtaaaaaattaaaaaaaatcgaagcATGGAAAGAAAATTTCTATCGCCTCTGGAAGTTGAAGGCCTTTATAGAGAAGGCGAAAATGAAGGCAAAGAGGACAGTCCACCCAAGAACCACGGCTGCAACTACTCCAAGAAAATCGTGGTCAAAACCTAAGTAATCCTTGACATATCCTTCCACTGTTTGAGTTGCGGTAATGGGTTCCTGTATATCTCCATACTGTGACACAACCAATCCATACAAGGACCATGATACGGGGCATCCCCAGTAGTACCATCTCCACCATATAGGTATCCGCTGTTATATATTGACCAAGCAGAGAAATGACGAACATATTAGCCCACGAGATAACTAGTCACTGAAGGAAACTCATTGCTTGAAGTAATTAAGATGGCAAACACTTACAGTTCGGGGGATTATAAACCCTGAGAAGAGGTTCCAGATTGCATAAAATGCTGTGGAAACTATGGCAGCTATGTGGTGGTTTGGAGTCACAGCTACAGCCATCATTCCATAAAAGGTGAAGTATAATAGTGTGAAGTACATAAAGAATAGATACCAAAAGAACTTAGCAGCAGTCCATTCAAATCCAATCATTGCATAAACTATAACGCCGTAGACTGCAGCTTGAACAAAGACATATGGAAGCTCAATCAGGGCCTGCAGCATCAGATGGAGTTTGGTCAACAAAACGTCCATACAATTCTTACTTGACGAGGTGAATTCTGAGATGCTAGCTTAATGAGTGCTCTTACCTGTGCAAAGGCATAGGGCAAAGCTGAATACATTCCAGCAGCCCTTTCTCTGTAGAAGACAGTTCTTTCAACAGCCACCACTGGCTGCACAGCTGTTCCATTTTGAAAACCAAGGAAGAGAACTGCCGCATACATCGAACCCATTGCGTTGATAAGATCTTGGGTAGTTTTCCTACAGTTCGTAAGATAACTTAGATGAGTAGCTAGATTGCAGCAAAACCATCAAAGCCAGAactgttaaattgtttttgagttCCTCATCGTGACTTACACTTTGGAGCCAAGGTCCCAGAACATTGTTCCAAACATCAAGGCTATAAAGGTTGTGAAAAGAAATCTCACGGCCGTGTACGGTGGGTTCCTCCAGTATGACCAATGTTGCTTCCACAAGCAAGCCATACATTGTGTGAAAAATGATGTTGAATACCGTGTAGGGAAATGAACGTCCTTGGAGCCGGGAGCAGGTGTGCTTAATTCCGCAATGAGAGCTTTGTTTCTCCTGAGTTATGCCACACATCAGCAGCAACAAACTTTAGACAAATCCAACTCtagatttttaatcaaatgctTAGCTATTCCTTGCCAAAGCCAACTTGGGATGGCTTTAgaatatttttcagtttaaccACATAAAAGAAACACTTTATCTGACCTGAACAGATCTGAATTCTTGTAAATATTAGCAAAATCAACCTCCAAAGCCATCTCTTGTGATGAAGCAGTAACTTCCAACATCCATGTTGCTGGATTATAACCATCTTTAATTTTACTCACTCCTTCAATTGCCTTCACAGATAGAAAGGTCAACGAATTAGTCAATAGTTAGTTTGAGCATAGATTAGAAGAAGCTCAGAACTGTTTGTGTTGTTTGATTattgatcaaatcaaattaacataCCTCAAAGTATTTAATTAGATGGGTAGAATGGTGACCCAATGGCCCCACATATATCTCTTCTCCTCCTCGCTTCATCAGGAATAGCTGCAATGCCGTGTAAACAATCCAGCTTATTATGGGGATACACTCATGACAAAGTTCTAGCCCAGAtagtttttagcatttttattaCCTCATCAAAAGCTTCAAATATATCTATACTGGGCTGGTGGATGGTGCATACAACTGTTCTTCCTGTGTCCACAGTGTTTCTTACTGTTCTCATCACAATTGCAGCAGCTCTAGCATCTAGCCCTGAAGTTGGCTCATCCATGAATATGATAGAGGGGTTTGCAACTAGCTCTACTGCAATGGTTAGCCGCTTGCGCTGCTCAGTGGACAAACCATTCACACCAGGCAACCCAACTAATGCATTGCGCAACGAATCCAACTCCACAAGCTCCATGACTTCCTCAATGAACATCTGAAACCAATTTTGGCAATGGAGAAGTCAGTAGCTGACCAAGAAACCATTAGATGATACCTCTGGAAGCAGAGCAGTTAAATGGAAGCTTTCTAGCACAAACACTATGTAAGATCAACTTCAGCAGCACCGTTCTTAGCTAGAAAGAATAGGATCGTTGATCTTGATCGCaggataaatcataaaatataaatgatagtTGAACTAGGTAATGCTAATCAAGTTGATTGAACTTGAATGGATGACAAGCAGACCAAAAGGAAACAAGTATTGGAAGGAGAAATATTCAGAGAACCCAAATCTGCAAACTGAATCCCAGATGTCTGaagtaaatttaagaaaatgggTACCTACCTTTCTGGTTTCAGAATCAACTTCAGGGGGTAGACGAAGCCAGGCTGAGTAGAGTAAGGATTCGTAGACAGTAACATGTGGAGAGTGAATGTCATTTTGTTCACAGTATCCTGCAATTCTAGCAAAAGTTTCTTGCTTCTTTGGGTACCCAGAAATTTTGATGTCTCCCTCAATATATCCACCAGTTTTCCTACCTGCCAGCACATCCATCAAAGTCGTTTTTCCTGCACCACTAACACCCATCAAAGCTGTAAGGACACCAGGCCTGAAAGCACCACTCACACCCTTCAAAAGCACCAATCTATCCTCAACTACTCCTTGAATTTTCATTTCCTGAAATTTTCAATACAAGATGATCAGTTTGTTCACGCTCTGTAAATATCACATCAAAGCAAGGTATGATCTTCTTTTTACTAAATTTTGATACCTGTGGCATGTCAACGGAGTAAATAACATCATCAAATGTGATGGAATGTGGTTCAAATGGAAGGACCATTCCTCTCTTCCTTTTATCGCTGGCCTCACCAATCGACGCAAAACCATTTCTAATAATTTCATCTCCATTCTCTGCTTGTAAATTGCAAATGTATTGGCAATTAGTATCTGAGAGGCTAGGTAACGAGGGACCATAAACGCGCTTCATCAAATGGGTTCTTTTacctgttttgtttttgtggctACTTCGATGGTTTGATAACTGAACAGCTCCTCCTGTTTTGCCAACAGAACCTTCCCTTTCGGATTCTTCAAATATAAAAGCTTGAGGCTTCTCAAATGCTGCCAACATAAATTtgcaatatataaatataagctCCAACTTTCAAGAAGTATGCAGTTGAGCGGGAAATGACACTTACCATTGAGGAAAGTGAGGGCCAAAACGAAGCAGATATTGAACAGTAGCATGAATCCTACTGTTGCCCCTACTCCTATCCAATACCAATTTGCTTCAGTGAAAAATTCGCGACTCTTCAAAACTTGGATTCCTAGTGGTTCTGTGGAGTTTCCAGGATTCtgtgatttgaaaaacaatttcagatATCAGTTCATTATTGAGAGCCAAGGGTGCAAATATATAAAGGGCCAGTTCAAGAAACTTTACATGACTCCAGCTATGTCCAAGGAACTCATTCACTACTATTGCGTTCTGCCCATACATCAATGGTGAAAGCCAGTAACCCCATATCCACCACTTTTTTATTTGCTCTGCGgcgttaaacaaaaaaattgatatataatttcCTCCAGGTTGAGTTGCAGAATACAATATTTAAGTAGAATAGTATAATCACCATACCTCGAGACAAGATGAAGCCACCCAAAGCAAAAAGTGTAAGGAGCGCAAAAGACCCAAAAGTGTTAGCAACAATCATGTTCCTTCCAGCTGCAGCAATAAATCGAAATAGTGCAGATGCCATCTGGTTAATTAGCAAAAGCAGAAAGTACTGCCTTAAaagcctgaaaaaaaaaaacaccaccttGTTATAACAGCTGGATCAGAATGGATTCTTGTGCaagtttacataaaaaaaaaagaatttttgtttaCCTTTCAACATTTGGATCAAATCCAATTACATAATAGGTTAGGAACACCCATGCAGCAACTTCAACAAACGTGACGGGAATTTTCAGGATCCATGGAGGAATTGAATATGCCCATGGAGGAAAGAATAGGAGTTCCCTTTGCTTGTAAAACACAGGAAGCTTTGCGATGGTCATAGATAGCTCTGACATTCCATTAAACATGATCATGATCACAGTGAAGAACAAAGCACCGGTATAAATTCCTCCATCGGCAACCGTATCATGATGCATCTTCGTCCGGAAAAAGAGTGACATGGAAATCAATGCCACTACTGTCAGCTGATAGAAGATCAGTAAAAAGTGTCACATTGGATGCAAAATCTGAAAGTAAGAGAAACTTGGATATTGTAACAACTATCGATAATTACTTGGCATATCTTGAAGATGTAGACAAATGAGTTCCTCTTCATGAGCAAGTATTCTCTTGAGAAGTTAGCTTTAAGCAGATCCATCTTTCCAGctccatattttttgtttaccaATGCAGCTGGATGGTTCTTAGTCTTGTCAAATGGGATTGAAAGCTCATCTGCGATCTTTCGTCCCACGTTGAATGACTGAAATGCCTCAGAAAATTCGTTGACCCTGACAAACCTGTAAGGCTGATCTTTAATTGCCCAATACTGCTCTTGATCTTTTTTTGATGTCACCTGCAATGAATTTATTCATTATTCCTGAAGATTGTGACACTTGCATAAGGCTCATATATTGAGAATAGGAGATCCTATTGCCGTCGAGGTTCCATGTAAAAAAGCCTTGTTTATGCTTACTTCTTGTAGAAAGTCTGCCGCGCCTTTTCTGTCGGGACACTTGAAGCCCATATGTTCAAAAAATCCAAGCACGTTTTCACGAGGACCCTGGTACACAATTTGGCCATCTGACAGGAGAATGATGTCATCAAAGAGGTCATAAGTCTCTGGTGCTGGCTGGAGAAGTGAGATGACAGCAGTGCAATTGAGAACGTGAATAGTTTGCTTTAATGAGTTCACAATTTGGTAAGTTGTTGAGCTATCCAGGCCTGTAGAAATCTCATCCATAAGCAATGCCCTTGATGGTCCGACCAGCATTTCCCCTACGACAGATCATTGGAGATTTTTGTACATTAAATGgagaatgaaatgaaatgattgtTCTTGATATGAGAATGGACTGATGGAGATGTTTACCGGTTGTAACACGCTTCCTTTGTCCTCCAGATATACCCCTTATCATTTCATCCCCTACCAAAGTATCTGCGCAGACTTCCAATCCTAATATCTATAATtatcagagagagagagcataaaAGGTTTAGATATTATGTTCACGGTTTCTGATGAAGACTTTCAAGACATTTATGTAgtatttattgataaataatACCTTCAAGACGTAATCGGTGATGACATTGGCCTCTTGACCTTGTGTTGCTACTGCCTGCAATTCCAGAAACATCAGAGAAGGAAAGTTACTTTCCAAATCATCGTAGCTTATTCTAGCAACGTCAACTCTTCTGAAAGACTTCTAACAGGCAAAATAGTGATATCTTTCCTCACCTTCATGAAGACATCAACATCAGGATCAGGCTTGATGTTggcttctttctctcttctcgaCAACTCTGCCAGCATCTCTGTGAATTGCCAGAAATTTTATTTAGCAATGCTTGGTTTATGGATAGATCACCAGAGTGAATTATGTTTCTGGTGGAATTTGCAACGAAAATTTAGTCCTTTATTCTAACCATGTAGGTGGCCAACCCCTTGGCATCTGGCAGAGAATTCCAAAGTCTCCCTCACAGTCATTTCTCCTATATGGAGATCATGTTGACTGACATAGGCAGCCGTTCTTTGTGGTATAAATTCGTTCATCTCATGACCATTGTAAGTCACATGACCAGAAAACTGCACGAAATAATTCAGCTTCTcaaattaaaactgaaaaccaaaaactaaatcCTCAAGGAATATACAAATTTACAAGAATATATCCCCACCTTCAGACTAGGATCAAGCTTTCCAGCCAATGCCAACAACAGTGTGGTCTTCCCAGAATTCGGAGGACCCAAAAGCAAAGTCAATCTAAAACATGCAGGTGGCACAAAAATTAGGAATAGGCAATAGattattgaaataattcttAAGCAAACAGAGCTTTACATCATGATTATCTTACCTTGATGGCTTGATGATTCCACTAACATCCTTAAGGATGGTGAGTGGCTTCTTTCTACTTGGAAGGACATGAAgagcaataaaaaaaccctacaaaATTGATTGGTaagaaaaacatgaacaaagaaaaagagtagTATCTTATAATTCATATTTCAGCATTAATAACTGGTGTTCATTGATTGGAAATGCTGTTACctctattatattaaaaatgaactTGGCGAATGAAGGCAAAGCACTACTTCCTACGTAAGCTTCTGCTTCAATATTTAGATTCTCGTACCGAACTTCAATTGTTGGAAACTCTATTCCAACCCTGAAACACCAATTATTACAGAAAATCAAAGAACTTCATCGTCCAAAACAGCAAACAAGAAAGGAAAAGcaaaatatcttttctttttttaaatcaatcccTTGTCGAGTTATGCTATGAATGATCAGAAACTAACAAATATATATCCATTAGGCAAAATATCATGTTGCAATGCAAgaacttgctttctttttgaCATTCTCTCTATAAACCAAACAGAGTTACCATACACAGGAATGGAGAAACAAAGGATAGGTTCTTACCTTTCAACACGGTTCTTGAGTTTCCACAAGAACTTCTCATTATCCTCGTCTGCAACTTTGACCAACCTCTCAAGCAACTGTTTTCTCTCTTGGACTCCAAGGTTTTCAATATCTACCTCACTAATTATACCTCTTGACGCACTCGTTAATATACCTTTCCTTAAACGATCATAGGTAGGTAGTTTCTCAAGCGCAGCCCATTTTAGAGCCTCTTCATCATCTTCGTCTCTTGAAGATCTTGAAAACACTTCCACAGTGCTGTTTCTCCAAACTGACGAAACTCCTCTAGAACTACCTCTAAAACTATCACTACCTCTAGAAATATCAGCACTCTCCATTGATAATGGATCAGAATATTTAAACaacaactaaaaacaaaacaaatcctagattttgttttttttttttcttggtttgggAACTTTAATCAAGAAATCTTAACAAAAAGCTAAAATGAATCAGCCCAGATTGTGTTTTCTTCACCTTCAAGGGGAAACAAAACCTATAGTGGAGCGACCATGAACAAATTAGTACGAAAtgtcaagatatatatatatagtagaaaACTTGACTGTACGTACAGTACAGTTGgcttttttgaaaagaaatcttaaaaaacaatcaaaacccaGATTGTGTTTCCTTGAGCTTCAAGGGAACGAACCTGAAGCGTAGCCCCGTGAAAAGTTGACGACAAAATGTCAagatatatatagttttattggAGAAAACGgggatagagagagaaaatcgtTCAAGTTTCGTTGCTTCACAAGTTGACCAgagtgtattttatttataatctgtggtaaaaatatttttcttttcaaaaagtcTACCCTAGAATTAACATAAACTGTTCCGCTGCTCACATGttaacatgtattttatttattttcattttcaattgttgaaaattgaattttattttatatatatatataattatcatggtttttgaaaagcatcccaaaattagaaataaattggcatttatttttttatcatattattaaataaaaattaatgagaattgagctacattatttatttatttttaaagaagtatttttttttccaagttattaTGAgcactatttaattatt
It encodes the following:
- the LOC7478287 gene encoding pleiotropic drug resistance protein 1 isoform X1, with the translated sequence MESADISRGSDSFRGSSRGVSSVWRNSTVEVFSRSSRDEDDEEALKWAALEKLPTYDRLRKGILTSASRGIISEVDIENLGVQERKQLLERLVKVADEDNEKFLWKLKNRVERVGIEFPTIEVRYENLNIEAEAYVGSSALPSFAKFIFNIIEGFFIALHVLPSRKKPLTILKDVSGIIKPSRLTLLLGPPNSGKTTLLLALAGKLDPSLKFSGHVTYNGHEMNEFIPQRTAAYVSQHDLHIGEMTVRETLEFSARCQGVGHLHEMLAELSRREKEANIKPDPDVDVFMKAVATQGQEANVITDYVLKILGLEVCADTLVGDEMIRGISGGQRKRVTTGEMLVGPSRALLMDEISTGLDSSTTYQIVNSLKQTIHVLNCTAVISLLQPAPETYDLFDDIILLSDGQIVYQGPRENVLGFFEHMGFKCPDRKGAADFLQEVTSKKDQEQYWAIKDQPYRFVRVNEFSEAFQSFNVGRKIADELSIPFDKTKNHPAALVNKKYGAGKMDLLKANFSREYLLMKRNSFVYIFKICQLTVVALISMSLFFRTKMHHDTVADGGIYTGALFFTVIMIMFNGMSELSMTIAKLPVFYKQRELLFFPPWAYSIPPWILKIPVTFVEVAAWVFLTYYVIGFDPNVERLLRQYFLLLLINQMASALFRFIAAAGRNMIVANTFGSFALLTLFALGGFILSREQIKKWWIWGYWLSPLMYGQNAIVVNEFLGHSWSHNPGNSTEPLGIQVLKSREFFTEANWYWIGVGATVGFMLLFNICFVLALTFLNAFEKPQAFIFEESEREGSVGKTGGAVQLSNHRSSHKNKTENGDEIIRNGFASIGEASDKRKRGMVLPFEPHSITFDDVIYSVDMPQEMKIQGVVEDRLVLLKGVSGAFRPGVLTALMGVSGAGKTTLMDVLAGRKTGGYIEGDIKISGYPKKQETFARIAGYCEQNDIHSPHVTVYESLLYSAWLRLPPEVDSETRKMFIEEVMELVELDSLRNALVGLPGVNGLSTEQRKRLTIAVELVANPSIIFMDEPTSGLDARAAAIVMRTVRNTVDTGRTVVCTIHQPSIDIFEAFDELFLMKRGGEEIYVGPLGHHSTHLIKYFEAIEGVSKIKDGYNPATWMLEVTASSQEMALEVDFANIYKNSDLFRRNKALIAELSTPAPGSKDVHFPTRYSTSFFTQCMACLWKQHWSYWRNPPYTAVRFLFTTFIALMFGTMFWDLGSKVKTTQDLINAMGSMYAAVLFLGFQNGTAVQPVVAVERTVFYRERAAGMYSALPYAFAQALIELPYVFVQAAVYGVIVYAMIGFEWTAAKFFWYLFFMYFTLLYFTFYGMMAVAVTPNHHIAAIVSTAFYAIWNLFSGFIIPRTRIPIWWRWYYWGCPVSWSLYGLVVSQYGDIQEPITATQTVEGYVKDYLGFDHDFLGVVAAVVLGWTVLFAFIFAFSIKAFNFQRR
- the LOC7478287 gene encoding pleiotropic drug resistance protein 1 isoform X7 translates to MNEFIPQRTAAYVSQHDLHIGEMTVRETLEFSARCQGVGHLHEMLAELSRREKEANIKPDPDVDVFMKAVATQGQEANVITDYVLKILGLEVCADTLVGDEMIRGISGGQRKRVTTGEMLVGPSRALLMDEISTGLDSSTTYQIVNSLKQTIHVLNCTAVISLLQPAPETYDLFDDIILLSDGQIVYQGPRENVLGFFEHMGFKCPDRKGAADFLQEVTSKKDQEQYWAIKDQPYRFVRVNEFSEAFQSFNVGRKIADELSIPFDKTKNHPAALVNKKYGAGKMDLLKANFSREYLLMKRNSFVYIFKICQLTVVALISMSLFFRTKMHHDTVADGGIYTGALFFTVIMIMFNGMSELSMTIAKLPVFYKQRELLFFPPWAYSIPPWILKIPVTFVEVAAWVFLTYYVIGFDPNVERLLRQYFLLLLINQMASALFRFIAAAGRNMIVANTFGSFALLTLFALGGFILSREQIKKWWIWGYWLSPLMYGQNAIVVNEFLGHSWSHNPGNSTEPLGIQVLKSREFFTEANWYWIGVGATVGFMLLFNICFVLALTFLNAFEKPQAFIFEESEREGSVGKTGGAVQLSNHRSSHKNKTENGDEIIRNGFASIGEASDKRKRGMVLPFEPHSITFDDVIYSVDMPQEMKIQGVVEDRLVLLKGVSGAFRPGVLTALMGVSGAGKTTLMDVLAGRKTGGYIEGDIKISGYPKKQETFARIAGYCEQNDIHSPHVTVYESLLYSAWLRLPPEVDSETRKMFIEEVMELVELDSLRNALVGLPGVNGLSTEQRKRLTIAVELVANPSIIFMDEPTSGLDARAAAIVMRTVRNTVDTGRTVVCTIHQPSIDIFEAFDELFLMKRGGEEIYVGPLGHHSTHLIKYFEAIEGVSKIKDGYNPATWMLEVTASSQEMALEVDFANIYKNSDLFRRNKALIAELSTPAPGSKDVHFPTRYSTSFFTQCMACLWKQHWSYWRNPPYTAVRFLFTTFIALMFGTMFWDLGSKVKTTQDLINAMGSMYAAVLFLGFQNGTAVQPVVAVERTVFYRERAAGMYSALPYAFAQALIELPYVFVQAAVYGVIVYAMIGFEWTAAKFFWYLFFMYFTLLYFTFYGMMAVAVTPNHHIAAIVSTAFYAIWNLFSGFIIPRTRIPIWWRWYYWGCPVSWSLYGLVVSQYGDIQEPITATQTVEGYVKDYLGFDHDFLGVVAAVVLGWTVLFAFIFAFSIKAFNFQRR